The Piliocolobus tephrosceles isolate RC106 chromosome 10, ASM277652v3, whole genome shotgun sequence nucleotide sequence CTACAATGCAAATAGCACATAACTGGGAACTTATTTTATATTGTGATTATTACAAGACAGGATCCTGAATAGATTTACAAGACAGGATCCTGAATAGATATTCactaaataaaactatttcttaCAGAACATTTGTTGTCAGCAGACCAACCCTGCTCTCACTGGGTTGTGAAcatagtttttatatttgttgtcagtgacatttttattactgaaataaGTGTGTTAATCTCTTGATTTAATCTAAAATTTAGCATATATTTTTGCTACTAACGTATGAGTCAGTGAAATTTGATTAGTAggtataattattaattttaacacATTGCCTCCACATGGCTTTAGTATATTTAAATATGGACTTTCCTAGAGTATATTGTATAATGcttaatttttctcctcttttaggCTAAATGCTCATTTTGAAGTAAATCCAGATTGTTCTGTTTCTCGAGCAGAAATGTATTCTGAATACCTCTCAACTTGCAGTAAATTAGCTCGTGGTGGAATCCTAACATCAACTGGATTTTATAAATGTCTTAGGTAGGATCCGTAGTTCTTTAAATAAAGTCCATTTACATCACTTACAATATCTCTTGCTCTTTGAAGAAAATACCAAATATCTTATctagttttaaatatttctactACTAGAAATTTCATATGGATAGGTTATAGTGTGGTGGAGGTTTAAATAAAAAGCGGTTTCAGAAATCACACCTAGTGTTTGTGTTGGAACATTATGAGATTTATCAAAGAAATtaagtttactttctttttcctacCTACTTTTACATGTTAAAGACATGATGACTATATCTTTTTAATCTTGAATAAtagtatataatattattatcttCAAATACAAAGACTTTGATATTTTGCAAAGTTCATAAAAATAGGTATCGTTTATTATATGtggataaaatttaaaacctgGTGACATTGTTAataaataatgactttttaaatggaaggattaatcttttatatttctttgctttccatCCTTGCAGAATATACTTATGTGTCATACTGTTCATACATAAGTGACAGTAAACATACTCCTGTTGTTCATAtaaacatagtgttagaagtcaGTGTGATAGTTATCAAAACTTACTGATTATGTATGTACTTTACAGAACTGTCTTTCCAAATCATACAGTGAAGAGAGTGGAGGATTCCAGTAACAATGGGCAGGCACATATTCATGTGGTAGGAGTAAAACGGAGGGCTATACCACTTCCCATTCAGATGTACTATCAGCAGCAACCAGTTTCTACTTCTGTTGTTCGTGTTGATTCTGTTCCTGATGTGTCTCCTGCTCCTTCACCTGCAGgtgttaatttttattgtattttttaaagtattactgaattaataataaaactgaatgaaaaatgtatattctctgTTTCTAAATGTATAACTTTTGTTTCTCCAGTAGCGTTTTCTTCCTTGGTCTATTATCATATTGATATGATTCAAAATtgttaaatgttaatttctttaaactattttctcttaagtaaaataattccTACTTGGGGCTTTTCAGTCATTTCATTTGgaattttgacattttcttcatattttcagGAATCCCTCATGGATCACAAACCATAGGAAACCATTTTCAGAGGACTCCTGTTACCAACCAATCTTCAAATTTGACTGCAACACAAATGTCTTTTCCTGTACAAGGTGTTCATACTGTGgcacaaactgtttcaagaaTTCCACCAAATCCTTCAGTTCATACCCACCAGCAACAGAATGCTCCAGTGACTGTCATTCAAAATAAAGCTCCAATTCCTTGTGAAGTTGTTAAGGCTACAGTTATCCAGAATTCTATACCCCAGACAGGAGTTCCTGTTAGTATTGCTGTTGGAGGAGGACCTCCACAGAGTTCTGTTGTTCAGAATCATAGTACAGGGCCACAACCTGTTACAGTTGTGAATTCTCAGACATTGCTTCACCATCCATCTGTAATTCCACAACAGTCTCCATTACACACAGTGGTACCAGGACAGATCCCTTCAGGCACTCCTGTTACAGTAATTCAACAAGCTGTCCCACAGAGTCATATATTTGGCAGAGTACAGAACATACCAGCATGTACTTCTACAGTTTCACAGGGTCAACAGTTAATCACCACATCACCCCAACCTGTGCAAACTTCATCTCAACAGACATCAGTTGGTAGCCAGTCACAAGATACTGTTATCATAGCACCCCCACAGTATGTAACAACTTCTGCATCCAATATTGTCTCAGCAACTTCAGTACAGAATTTTCAGGTAGCTACAGGACAAATGGTTACTATTGCTGGTGTCCCAAGTCCACAACCCTCAAGGGTAGGGTTTCAGAACATTGCACCAAAACCTCTCCCTTCTCAGCAAGTTTCATCAACAGTGGTACAGCAGCCTATTCAACAACCACAGCAGCCAACCCAACAAAGTGTAGTGATTGTAAGCCAGCCAGCTCAACAAGGTCAAACTTATGCACCAGCCATTCACCAAATTGTTCTTGCTAATCCAGCAGCTCTTCCAGCTGGTCAGACAGTTCAGCTAACTGGACAACCTAACATAACTCCATCTTCTTCACCATCACCTGTCCCAGCTACTAATAACCAAGTCCCTACTGCCATGTCGTCTTCTTCTACCCCTCAATCACAGGGACCACCTCCTACTGTCAGTCAAATGTTATCTGTGAAAaggcagcaacagcagcaacatTCACCAGCACCCCCACCTCAGCAGGTACAAGTACAAGTTCAGCAGCCCCAACAAGTACAGATGCAAGTTCAACCTCAGCAGTCGAATGCAGGAGTTGGTCAGCCTGCTTCTGGTGAGTCGAGTCTGATTAAACAGCTTCTGCTTCCAAAACGTGGTCCTTCAACACCAGGTGGTAAGCTTATTCTCCCAGCTCCACAGATTCCTCCCCCTAATAATGCAAGAGCTCCTAGCCCTCAGGTGGTCTATCAGGTGGCCAGTAACCAAGCCGCAGGTTTTGGAGTGCAGGGGCAAACTCCAGCTCAGCAGCTATTGGTTGGGCAGCAAAATGTTCAGTTGGTCCCAAGTGCAATGCCACCCACAGGGGGAGTACAAACTGTGCCCATTTCGAACTTACAAATATTGCCAGGCCCACTGATCTCAAATAGCCCAGCAACCATTTTCCAAGGGACTTCTGGCAACCAGGTAACCATAACAGTTGTGCCAAATACGAGTTTTGCAACTGCAACTGTGAGTCAGGGAAATACAACTCAGCTCATTGCTCCAGCAGGAATTACCATGAGTGGAACACAGACAGGAGTTGGACTTCCAGTACAAACGCTTCCAGCCACTCAAGCATCTCCTGCTGGACAATCATCATATACGACTGCTACTCCCCCATTCAAAGGTGATAAAATAATTTGccaaaaggaggaggaagcaaAGGAAGCAACAGGTTTACATGTTCATGAACGTAAAATTGAAGTCATGGAGAATCCGTCCTGCCGACGAGGAGCCACAAACACCAGCAACGGGgatacaaaggaaaatgaaatgcaGGTGGGAAGTCTTTTAAATGGGAGAAAGTACAGTGACTCAAGTCTACCTCCTTCAAACTCAGGGAAAATTCAAAGTGAGACTAATCAGTGCTCACTAATCAGTAATGGGCCATCATTGGAATTAGGTGAGAATGGAGCATCTGGAAAACAGAACTCAGAACAAATAGACATGCAAGATATGAAAAGTGATTTGAAAAAACCGCTTGTTAATGGAATCTGTGATTTTGATAAAGGAGATGGTTCTCATTTAAGCAAAAACATTCCAAATCATAAAACTTCCAATCATGTAGGAAATGGTGAGATATCTCCAGTGGAACCACAAGGGACTTTAGATATCACTCAGCAAGATACTGCCAAAGGTGATCAACTAGAAAGAATTTCTAATGGACCTGTATTAACTTTGGGTGGTTCATCATCTGTGAGCAGTATACAGGAGACTTCAAATGTGGCAACACAGCAATTTAGTGGTACTGATTTGCTTAATGGACCTCTAGCTTCAAGTTTGAATTCAGATGTGCCTCAGCAACGCCCAAGTGTAGTTGTCTCACCACATTCTACAACCTCTGTTATACAGGGACATCAAATCATAGCAGTTCCCGACTCAGGATCAAAAGTGTCCCATTCTCCTGCCCTATCATCTGACGTTCGGTCTACAAATGGCACAGCAGAATGCAAAACTGTAAAGAGGCCAGCAGAGGATAATGATAGGGAAACAGTCACAGGAATTCCAAATAAAGTAGGAGTTAGAATTGTTACAATCAGTGACCCCAACAATGCTGGCTGCAGTGCAACAATGGTTGCTGTGCCAGCGGGAGCAGATCCAAGCACTGTAGCTAAAGTAGCAATAGAAAGTGCTGTTCAGCAAAAGCAACAGCATCCACCAACATATGTACAGAATGTGGTCCCGCAGGTAAGTTATTCTATGATCACATTTCTCTTACAAAATTTCTGATCTGTAAATATGATTTTAGAGGGAAATGCACTGTTTTCCATGTCTCATCTTGAAAAGTTACTGTATCAGCTCACTTGTATCCAACCtgtcctgttctttttttctggttttgtaatATTAGTTTTCAATTTTAGCACATGATTTAAAGAATCTTTCAATTTTGTTATAGATCCAAATTAATAATTTTGTAGGCCCAAGGTAGAGAACAGTTGCTAATCTAACATCTTttggagaatttaaaaaaatgtatcttaatCTCCTTTTTGAGTTTACTGCACAAGGGTTGGGGGAATGGGGGTCCTAAGAGTATTCTAAATGGGGATTTCTGTATTTGATTTTGACCTGAGTGTGTTTTTGTTGCCTCTTTAACAGTACTTTTGTAATAAGGATGAATCTTGTAATAACTTTATCAGTcatattctttttgtatttatgcATTGCATCAGTCTCCTTTGGtgttaaaaagtattatttattgtAATTTCAATTTGTTTCAGATATTCtgatattcttttctatttcttactcCTTTGCTTTACTGTCATATTCCTGCTATTCCCTTTTTAATGCCAATATTCCATCTCTGTATGCCTTAATAAATACAAGTATTGTCTAAAATCAGCACTACTAAATTGAGGATCCAATCAGGTTATGAAGATTTTAAGGACAATCTCTTATGCTCTGTCCACTGAAATCACGGATTCTCTTAACAGTCGTCGCCACCTATTTCCTGGATCACTTCTCTTTCACTCAGTTCTTCCTAATTCCTGCATAGCCAGAACCTTCCATGACTACTGCCACCTCTGCTGACACGGTTCTGGCTTGGGCTTCTTCTGTATGGTTACGGCAATGACAGCAGCTATATGGCTGTTGTTGGCATTAGTACCAGATCTAGATGTGGGCAATAGCCAAATggaaagtacaaaaacaaaaggaagagccCCTTGCTTCAGAACAGTTATTCTACTAATATGCATCTTTCTtcatatgaatgaatgaagttgccttcttaaatttaatttcagaaaaaaaaaaaagaaggataaagttggacagtgctgctctggggaataatgaaattttaatttatatatttgtattgtcTAGATCTAATTTAGAGTGACTAAGTTGTATATTCTTTAGGATGGGGTCTCCAATCCCTGGGCCACGGACAGATACCAGTCCATGGCCCATTAATAACTTGGCCATACAGCCAGAGGTGAGCGTCAGGTGAGCCAGTGAAGATTCATCTGTATTTacttacagccactccccatcacttgCGTTATATcctgagctctgtctcctgtcatatcagtggcagcattagattctcataggagcacaagcCCTATGGTGAACTGTGCAcgtgaaggatctaggttgcacgctccgtaggagaatctaatgcctgatgatcggtcactgtctcccatcccccagatgggactgtcaagttgcaggaaaacaagctcaggactcccaatgattctacattatggcaagttgtataattatttcattatatattacagtgtaataatagaaataaagtgcttaataaatgtaataCGCTTGTATCACCCCCAAACCATCTCTTCActccctggtctgtggaaaaattgtccttcatgaaactggtccctggtgccaaaaaggttggagacttCTGCTTTGAGGGATGTTATATACATGGCAATAATTAATCCTGAGTTATTGATGAAAAATactgtatcatttttattcaagCTTCCACATGTTGAGCTTTTCActtaaacacaattttttaatTAGTGCAATGTGGAGTGTATAGTAGACATTCCATAGTTAggttttttctcttatatttaataatttcctAGTTCACCTTGATTATATGCCTGTTTTTCCTCTTAGAGACCTTTACAACCCTAAATAGTTATAACAGACCAAGCCAAATtagagaaaaactccatctccatcACTATGGAATTGTTTCATCAACACTCATTTTTTGTATCCTTAATCTTCCAATGTGGTTGTAGTCAGTAATATCACAGTTACAAAGAATGAACAATAATACTAGCTAAGACGAGGACATGTTGTGAGGACTTTATACTAAAAcagtttctcatttaatcctcacacaacCTTATTaggtaaaaattattataaagatgAGGACTCAAGATGGctaataacttgcccaagattaccaATTAATGTGAGGTGGTACCAGGACAGAAACCTGGTTGTGTCTGAAACCAAAACTCATGCTCTTAACCCATTAACCTTTCTTCTCTCCACTATTCTAGAAGATTTCTCTATAAACCTCTAGAAAGCCTTTTTTATCTAACATATTGATTATTTGAACTGTTGTGGTAGAGGATGTTAGTTCTATTAAATGATCATTTTAGCACATTATTGCTAAAACTCATTGATTATTTGAGCTGTGGTGTTATAGGATGTTCTACTAAATGATAATTTTAGGACATTAATGCTAAAATGCTTTACTTAGCACATTGGACATATATGTAGTTAATTCAGGCCaaaaaatcaatacatttttatcCTAATCTGAAAAATCTGTGTTAAACTTTCTTACATTCTCACAAAGGatgtagtttatttaaaataagtatattctttatttctaaaactgaTATTGATTgtcttttagaaattaaaaactttgcAAGGAAAGAGATGTAGCATACATGATGTCTGTGAGAATGagaataacaaaaacagcattcCTATATATAGCACTTAGCCCAGTGCCTGCTACATATATGGGCAGTTAGTAATGGGGAAGGTATGCTTTATCTTTATATAGATGATGAAGTACCTATTAGggctaaatatttttaacagacaaaaaaattaactgttcaAGATGGCATTATAAGTTTCTTTTGAAGAGAAGGCTGTTGGGCCTTCTGAAGAGCATGCTAATTAATAGATAGCCATATCCATTATTGTTCCTATCCttttaatctctttcttttttaggtGGGgaagacagggtgtcactctgttgaccaggctagagtgcagtggtgcagtcacagctcactgcagcctcgaccttcttggctcaagtaatccttccacctcagcctcccaagactgtagctgggagcacaggcacgtactgccatgcccagctaatttgttttatgttttatttttgtagaattgggatctccctatgttgcccaggctggtcttaaactcctagtaGACTTGAGCGATCtcctcgccttggcctcccaaagtgctgagattatgggtgtgaaccaccaggcctggcttacatttctttatgtactcttttttttttttggagacggagtctcgctctgtttgcctaggctggagtgtagtggcatgatctcagctcactgcaacctctacctcccgggttcaagtgattctcctgcctcagcctcctgagtaactgaaatTATaggccaccacgcacggctaatttttgtatttttagtagagactgggtttcaccatgttggtcagactggtctcaaactcctgacctcatgatctgcccacctcggcctcccagagtgctgggattacaggcataagccaccatgcccagctaaatttcttTATATACTCTTTAAGGTTGCATGTTAGACCTTGATTTAATACCATTTTATTCACTATTTGAATTGGTAGCTTAAAGGAGTGGACAAAATGGAggattttaattgtgattttttttttttttttggagaaacctTGTTATTTTACAATTTCAGGGATCTAGGGATATTAAGGAAGTACTTGCACCCTGATAAGGGATTTCCAGAGTTGCAGAATGCCCAGGGCTGGAAAGAGCACAGGGAAGTGCCCCTGCCATGAAGGAGCAACAATTAATCCTTTCTAATGCcattataattcatatttttcttttcagttttgtttcttcccACCTCCATTAATCagctatattaattttattacagaaaaaatagCAACAAGtaaaaatgtatgtgaaagtaAATTATATGctcattgattttatatttagtatttagCTGGgcagtttatataaatataaaataaactgtaaCTACTTCAAGGCACATTTCTTTATTGGTAACTGCTTATTTCAAATGTAATACCTGCAAGTTGAAGCACAATTTATAGAATACTATTTCCAGAAGCCCTGCCCTGTTCCACTGTTCATGAATTGGTATCTGTTGGAAACATATTTGCTAAAtggcatattaaaaataaaaaagaatttacaaaatgaaagaaacttaGATACAAAAGCTTCacataagactttttttttttttcaggatcaTACAAAATACGTGTTGAACATAATCTGTTAATTATCTGTTAATCTCATAATCTGGTAACATGCCAAATTCTTATACATAAAAATAGTTTAAGGATGTACGTATTTAAGATATTTAACATATGCCTTGCCTCAATTCAGAGTGTAAATCATTCCTAATAATGGTACATGGTACATGTGTAACATGGAATATTGGTGTCTTACTGGTAAAGAGCTTGAGAAAGTTATTCAACCCATCAGAAAACAGATTGGTAGCCTCAGGGGGGGCAGCATTTAGTTGTATCCATAAAAGAACAGTTTAGCAAGAGCCACAAGAatatcatttatgtttttctaagaGTACTGCCACTCAGATTTGTAGACCAGTAGCACattataaaaactaagaaaagtattacataacttttttgtttgtattttaatgtGTTCTTATAAAGCAGTGTTGGGATGTATTGATGATCTAAATTTATACTTAATAAGAGGAAAAAACTTGGTAATttaagaaaatgaggaaatgttAGAGCCGAAAGGGTCTCTGATATTATCTTGGCCCAAACTCCTACTTTTAAGAGTTGAAGTGAATTGCCCAcattcacaaaaatcttcttttccAGTGATTTCTATTACTGTCTTAATTCTCTTCTCTGAAGACTGACACATTTAGCTAaatgcatctctctctctccctctttctctctctctctctctctttttaaatacagacccttgctgtgttgc carries:
- the ARID2 gene encoding AT-rich interactive domain-containing protein 2 is translated as MANSTGKAPPDERRKGLAFLDELRQFHHSRGSPFKKIPAVGGKELDLHGLYTRVTTLGGFAKVSEKNQWGEIVEEFNFPRSCSNAAFALKQYYLRYLEKYEKVHHFGEDDDEVPPGNPKPQLPIGAIPSSYNYQQHSVSDYLRQSYGLSMDFNSPNDYNKLVLSLLSGLPNEVDFAINVCTLLSNESKHVMQLEKDPKIITLLLANAGVFDDTLGSFSTVFGEEWKEKTDRDFVKFWKDIVDDNEVRDLISDRNKSHEGTSGEWIWESLFHPPRKLGINDIEGQRVLQIAVILRNLSFEEGNVKLLAANRTCLRFLLLSAHSHFISLRQLGLDTLGNIAAELLLDPVDFKTTHLMFHTVTKCLMSRDRFLKMRGMEILGNLCKAEDNGVLICEYVDQDSYREIICHLTLPDVLLVISTLEVLYMLTEMGDVACTKIAKVEKSIDMLVCLVSMDIQMFGPDALAAVKLVEHPSSSHQMLSEIRPQAIEQVQTQTHVASAPASRAVVAQHVAPPPGIVEIDSEKFACQWLNAHFEVNPDCSVSRAEMYSEYLSTCSKLARGGILTSTGFYKCLRTVFPNHTVKRVEDSSNNGQAHIHVVGVKRRAIPLPIQMYYQQQPVSTSVVRVDSVPDVSPAPSPAGIPHGSQTIGNHFQRTPVTNQSSNLTATQMSFPVQGVHTVAQTVSRIPPNPSVHTHQQQNAPVTVIQNKAPIPCEVVKATVIQNSIPQTGVPVSIAVGGGPPQSSVVQNHSTGPQPVTVVNSQTLLHHPSVIPQQSPLHTVVPGQIPSGTPVTVIQQAVPQSHIFGRVQNIPACTSTVSQGQQLITTSPQPVQTSSQQTSVGSQSQDTVIIAPPQYVTTSASNIVSATSVQNFQVATGQMVTIAGVPSPQPSRVGFQNIAPKPLPSQQVSSTVVQQPIQQPQQPTQQSVVIVSQPAQQGQTYAPAIHQIVLANPAALPAGQTVQLTGQPNITPSSSPSPVPATNNQVPTAMSSSSTPQSQGPPPTVSQMLSVKRQQQQQHSPAPPPQQVQVQVQQPQQVQMQVQPQQSNAGVGQPASGESSLIKQLLLPKRGPSTPGGKLILPAPQIPPPNNARAPSPQVVYQVASNQAAGFGVQGQTPAQQLLVGQQNVQLVPSAMPPTGGVQTVPISNLQILPGPLISNSPATIFQGTSGNQVTITVVPNTSFATATVSQGNTTQLIAPAGITMSGTQTGVGLPVQTLPATQASPAGQSSYTTATPPFKGDKIICQKEEEAKEATGLHVHERKIEVMENPSCRRGATNTSNGDTKENEMQVGSLLNGRKYSDSSLPPSNSGKIQSETNQCSLISNGPSLELGENGASGKQNSEQIDMQDMKSDLKKPLVNGICDFDKGDGSHLSKNIPNHKTSNHVGNGEISPVEPQGTLDITQQDTAKGDQLERISNGPVLTLGGSSSVSSIQETSNVATQQFSGTDLLNGPLASSLNSDVPQQRPSVVVSPHSTTSVIQGHQIIAVPDSGSKVSHSPALSSDVRSTNGTAECKTVKRPAEDNDRETVTGIPNKVGVRIVTISDPNNAGCSATMVAVPAGADPSTVAKVAIESAVQQKQQHPPTYVQNVVPQNTPMPPSPAVQVQGQPNSSQPSPFSGSSQPGDPMRKPGQNFMCLWQSCKKWFQTPSQVFYHAATEHGGKDVYPGQCLWEGCEPFQRQRFSFITHLQDKHCSKDALLAGLKQDEPGQAGSQKSSTKQQAVGGTSSTPRAQKAIVNHPSAALMALRRGSRNLVFRDFTDEKEGPITKHIRLTAALILKNIGKYSECGRRLLKRHENNLSVLAISNMEASSTLAKCLYELNFTVQSKEQEKDSEMLQ